GGTTGCGCGCGGTCAAATCGACGGGAACGACGATACTCTCGAACATCGCTGAACCTCTCGTTCCAGCATCATGGGTTACCGACACGATGCCACCACCGGTGAGGTATTTTATTGAGTTTTTCGTCGTCCTGCTGGGCAACCTGGGCGGATCCTGCTATCGTGGCCCAAACCAAGAGGAAATCCATGATGCGTTTCGATCTTTACATCGGTGGTCAATGGGTCGAGGGGGCGACTTACCGACCCAACGTCAACCCATCGGATTTGAGCGACGACCTGGGCGAGTATGCGCAGGCGGATCGGGAACAGACCGGGGAGGCGATCCGTACCGCACGGGCTGCCGCTCCCGCTTGGGCGAACAGCAACGTTCAGTCGCGGGCTGACGCGCTCGATCGAATCGGACACGAGATTCTCGCGAGGAAGGAAGAGCTCGGAAGGCTCCTCGCCCGAGAAGAGGGGAAAACGCTCAAGGAGGGCATTGGAGAGGTTGGCCGCGCGGGCAACATATTCAAGTTTTTTGCGGGCGAGGCGCTCCGAAACCACGGCGAGCTTCATCAATCGGTTCGCCCTGGCGTTCGGGTCGAAGTGACCCGCGAGCCGATCGGGGTGGTCGGCGTCATCACCCCGTGGAACTTCCCCGCTGCCATTCCCGCATGGAAAATTGCTCCCGCCCTCGCGTTCGGCAACACCGTGGTGGCCAAGCCGGCCGAGCTCGCGCCCGGCTCGGCATGGGCCCTGGCCGAGATCATCTCGCGTGCTGGCCTGCCGCCGGGAGTGTTCAACCTGGTGCTGGGTGACGGACAGAGCGTCGGCAGGACCATAGTGGACTCGCCCGACGTCGATGGGGTGACATTCACCGGCTCCGTCGCCGTTGGTCACGAGATCCTCACCCGGACGGCCGCGCGTCACGCGAAGGTCCAGCTCGAGATGGGAGGAAAGAACCCCTTCGTGGTGCTCGATGACGCCGAGCTGGGCGTGGCGGTGGAATGCGCCGTCCAAGGCGCCTATTACTCCACGGGGCAGCGATGCACCGCTTCCTCTCGGTTCATCGTCACCGAGAACATCCACGATCGTTTCGTCGAAGCCTTGACCGCGCGGATGAAGACGATCCGTGTCGGCGACGCCCTCGAGCCGGAGACGGACATCGGGCCGGTCGTGGACGAATCCCAGCTTAGCCAGGATCTCGAATATCTCGATATCGGACGCCGGGAAGGGGCGCGAATCGCCTGGGGCGGCGAGCGGCTCTCGCTGGCGAAAGACGGGTACTACCTCGGCCCGGCGCTCTTCGTCGATACCGACAACCGGATGCGAATCAATCGCGAAGAGATCTTTGGTCCGATCGCGTCCGTGATCCGCGTCAAGAATTTCGAGGAGGCCGTCGCCGTCGCCAACGATACCGAATTCGGTCTCTCGGCGGGTGTCGCGACTACGTCACTCGAGAACGCCGAGCGTTTCAAGCTCGCGTGCCGAGCCGGTATGGTCATGGTGAACCTGCCTACCGCCGGAGTCGATTATCACGTGCCCTTCGGGGGACGAAGAGCCTCGAGCTACGGGCCTCGAGAGCAAGGGAGCTACGCGAAGGAGTTCTACACCACGGTGAAGACGGCTTACGTCAGCGCGTGACGTTCATCGCGCGCGGCTCGGGCGTTTCTTCCTCACGGGAAACGCGCGAGCGGAGCAGCTCGTAGAACGCCGTCTGACAGCGGATCGCCTCACCTTGCCTCGGGCGGTATTTGTTGGAGAGCTCTTGATCCAGGATTCGGGCCTTGACGTTGTCGCGAAACTGGATCTCCATGAACTCCTTGATCTCCTCCCGGAGAGCGGGGTCGTACACCGGGAAAGTGACCTCGACCCGCCGTTCGAGGTTGCGGATCATCAAATCGCCCGAAGAAAGAAAGATCTTCTCGTTCCCACCGTTGGCGAAAACGAAGACCCGCGAGTGCTCGAGGTACCGGTCGATGAGCCCGATCGATTCGATGTTCTCCCTTCGCTGAACCTGGTCGGGAAGCAGTGAGTACATTCCCCGGACGTTCAGTCGCAGCCGGACACCCGCATCCGCGGCCTGATAGAGCAGCCCCACGATATCTGGGTCGGCCAGATTGTTGAGCTTCAGGTCGATGTAGGCCTCTTTCCCCTTCTTGGCGTTTCGTATCTCCGCGCGGATGAGACGGCTTATCTGCTCGCGGAAGCCGAATGGCGCGACGAGAAGGTGCTTGAACTGCGGGACGCGATAGTTGTCCTGAAGGAAAGCGAAGACCGCCTCCACCTCTTTCGTCAGGCGCCGGTCGTTCGTGAACAGGCAGTGGTCGGAGTACACCTTTGCGGTGTCCTCGTTGAAGTTGCCCGTTCCCAGAAAGGCGTATCGCGCCGTCTTGCCCCTCTCCTTCCGCAGAATGAGGCCCAATTTCGCGTGCACCTTGAGCCCGGGCACGCCGAAGATGACGTGCGCCCCCTCTTCCTGGAGCAGGTTGGCGAGATCCACGTTGGCCTGCTCGTCGAAGCG
The Vicinamibacteria bacterium genome window above contains:
- a CDS encoding aldehyde dehydrogenase family protein, with protein sequence MMRFDLYIGGQWVEGATYRPNVNPSDLSDDLGEYAQADREQTGEAIRTARAAAPAWANSNVQSRADALDRIGHEILARKEELGRLLAREEGKTLKEGIGEVGRAGNIFKFFAGEALRNHGELHQSVRPGVRVEVTREPIGVVGVITPWNFPAAIPAWKIAPALAFGNTVVAKPAELAPGSAWALAEIISRAGLPPGVFNLVLGDGQSVGRTIVDSPDVDGVTFTGSVAVGHEILTRTAARHAKVQLEMGGKNPFVVLDDAELGVAVECAVQGAYYSTGQRCTASSRFIVTENIHDRFVEALTARMKTIRVGDALEPETDIGPVVDESQLSQDLEYLDIGRREGARIAWGGERLSLAKDGYYLGPALFVDTDNRMRINREEIFGPIASVIRVKNFEEAVAVANDTEFGLSAGVATTSLENAERFKLACRAGMVMVNLPTAGVDYHVPFGGRRASSYGPREQGSYAKEFYTTVKTAYVSA